GGTGCGGCGTGGAGTTTTCCATCGTAGTGCCGCCCGCGCGGATGGCGCGCGTTGGTCCACCTCAGTACTGGTGACGGCAGGACGCGGCGATCCGTTCCCGGGTTTGGCGTTCATATGCCTGGGGGCGACCGAAATTCCATCGGTCGCCCCACAGTGTGCATCGTTCGGCTGACTTCGCGTCAGACGAGACCCGGGAAGAAGATCTTCAGCTCGCGGGCCGCGGACTCCTCCGAGTCCGAGGCGTGGATCAGGTTCTCCCGGACGATGGTGCCGAAATCGCCCCGGATGGAGCCCGGCGCTGCGGCAATCGGGTCGGTCGGGCCGGCCAGCGTGCGCAGGCCCTCGATGACCCGCTCGCCCTCGACGACGAGCGCGACGACCGGACCGGACTGCATGAAGCCCATGAGCGGCTCGTAGAAGGGCTTGCCCTTGTGCTCGCCGTAGTGCTGCTCCAGCGTGTCCTGGTCGAGCTCGCGCAGCTCCAGGGCCGTGATGGTCCAGCCGGCCTTGCGCTCGATGCGGCCGATGATCTCGCCGATGAGGCCACGGCGGACGGCGTCGGGCTTGAGCAGGACGAGCGATCGCTGGCTCACGGGGGAACTCCTTCGGAAAAACGGTGTGCGGGACCTCCGAGGCTACAGGGCCCGCACCCCCGTCGATTACGCAGCGTCAGGCCCTGCCGTGGCCTGTGCCGCGGCCCAGCGGGCCTTGGTCTCGTCGATCCGCCGGCCGTAGTGCACCGAGGCCCACCACAGGCCGGCGAAGACCGCACCCAGGAAGAACATGGTGGGGACGAAGAAGCCGCTGAGGATCAGCCCGACCTGGAGCGCCCAGCCGAGCTGCACCCCGCCGGGCCGGGTGAGCATCCCGCACAGCAGCACCGAGACGGCCATGGCCACGCCGCAGACCCACCAGACGGTGGACGTGGCGAGGCTGTCGTCCTTCATGGCGACGAGA
This is a stretch of genomic DNA from Streptomyces sp. R44. It encodes these proteins:
- the ndk gene encoding nucleoside-diphosphate kinase, giving the protein MSQRSLVLLKPDAVRRGLIGEIIGRIERKAGWTITALELRELDQDTLEQHYGEHKGKPFYEPLMGFMQSGPVVALVVEGERVIEGLRTLAGPTDPIAAAPGSIRGDFGTIVRENLIHASDSEESAARELKIFFPGLV
- a CDS encoding DUF4233 domain-containing protein translates to MRVLCSSTLIGEFFVIGFAGLVAMKDDSLATSTVWWVCGVAMAVSVLLCGMLTRPGGVQLGWALQVGLILSGFFVPTMFFLGAVFAGLWWASVHYGRRIDETKARWAAAQATAGPDAA